A genomic segment from Nitrospirota bacterium encodes:
- a CDS encoding ATP-binding protein, whose amino-acid sequence MEEDASALKKRIKALITFRVLFITLLFGSSFLFGAFEKISYSYVFFYLIVSLYLLTIVYAMLFGRIRSLVTFAYVQLLLDVVSEITLIYLTGGIDSWFSFTLIITIIASSIVLNKRAGYVTATASSLLYGLLVNLQFYGLLPMSGGEKLAEEYYLYKIFVHILSFYLTAFLSGYLSSRLEKTVKKLEEKDLDLRDLEFFNKEVLESLPSGLFTTDMSGKVLIFNRAAERITDTLQETIVGQRIDSVFPFFSFPFSEGRREEVITVGGEQKIIGLTISPIKGINESPKGFIVVFQDLTQIKSLESEIKQKEKWAAIGELSSSIAHEIRNPLASLKGSIEMLKEDSVPRNYKERLMEIALSEMDRLNRIITDFLTYSRPSPPELEKVELPGLLDETIELLKNVDQNRGSVFIRKLYRGSFRVNADPKKLRQVFWNLGINAMEAMQEGGELEVSTRDTDGFVEIVFRDSGPGIEKGIVEKIFYPFFTTKEQGTGLGLAIAYRIIEEHRGRIYVQSSSGNGTSFVIILPKADETE is encoded by the coding sequence ATGGAAGAAGACGCGTCTGCGCTGAAAAAAAGGATAAAGGCCCTGATAACGTTCAGGGTGCTGTTTATTACCCTCCTCTTCGGGTCATCCTTTCTCTTCGGAGCGTTTGAAAAAATCTCTTATTCCTATGTATTTTTTTATCTCATCGTTTCCCTGTACCTGCTCACTATCGTGTATGCGATGCTTTTCGGGAGGATCAGGAGTCTCGTTACATTTGCCTATGTGCAGCTGCTGCTTGATGTGGTCTCGGAAATAACGCTTATTTACCTCACCGGCGGGATTGACAGCTGGTTCTCGTTTACTCTCATCATCACCATTATTGCCTCAAGCATCGTGCTGAACAAAAGAGCAGGCTATGTGACGGCGACTGCAAGCAGCCTGCTTTACGGTCTGCTTGTAAACCTCCAGTTTTACGGTCTGCTGCCCATGTCGGGAGGTGAGAAACTTGCAGAGGAATATTACCTCTACAAGATATTTGTGCATATCCTTTCCTTCTATCTCACCGCATTCCTCAGCGGGTATCTCTCATCGAGGCTTGAGAAGACAGTAAAAAAACTTGAGGAAAAGGACCTTGATCTGCGGGACCTCGAGTTTTTCAACAAGGAGGTGCTGGAAAGCCTTCCCAGCGGTCTGTTTACCACAGACATGTCCGGAAAGGTGCTGATTTTCAACAGGGCGGCGGAGCGGATCACGGATACCCTTCAGGAAACCATTGTCGGACAAAGAATCGATTCGGTATTCCCGTTCTTCAGTTTTCCCTTTTCAGAGGGGCGGAGGGAAGAAGTAATCACGGTAGGCGGCGAGCAGAAGATAATAGGACTCACCATATCCCCTATTAAGGGCATAAATGAGAGCCCCAAGGGTTTTATTGTGGTATTTCAGGACCTGACACAGATCAAAAGCCTTGAGTCCGAAATAAAACAAAAGGAAAAATGGGCGGCGATAGGAGAACTGTCGTCAAGTATCGCACATGAGATCAGGAACCCCCTTGCATCGCTGAAGGGGTCCATTGAGATGCTCAAAGAGGACTCTGTCCCCCGGAATTACAAGGAAAGGCTTATGGAGATTGCCCTGAGCGAGATGGACCGCCTCAACCGCATCATCACGGATTTTCTCACCTATTCACGACCCTCTCCGCCTGAGCTTGAAAAAGTTGAACTGCCGGGACTTCTTGATGAAACGATAGAGCTTCTGAAAAATGTGGATCAGAACAGGGGGAGTGTTTTTATCAGAAAGCTTTACCGCGGCAGCTTCAGGGTGAATGCGGATCCGAAGAAACTGCGTCAGGTATTCTGGAACCTCGGGATCAATGCAATGGAAGCCATGCAGGAGGGAGGGGAACTTGAGGTTTCCACGCGGGACACTGACGGGTTTGTGGAGATAGTCTTCAGAGATTCGGGCCCCGGCATAGAAAAGGGAATTGTCGAAAAGATATTCTATCCTTTTTTTACGACAAAAGAGCAGGGCACAGGGCTCGGACTTGCGATTGCATACAGGATAATCGAGGAACACAGGGGGAGAATATACGTGCAAAGTAGTTCTGGAAATGGGACAAGCTTTGTGATTATACTACCGAAGGCCGATGAAACGGAATAA
- the pilB gene encoding type IV-A pilus assembly ATPase PilB yields MATKLGQLLVTANIVSEDQLREAISLQKRQGGRLGTNLVKLGYVTEEKLVGFLSKQWGVPAINLSDYKIDASILKLIPVEIARKYLIIPVARVGATLTIAMADPSNVFVIDDVKFMTGYNVEVVVASESSIVSAMSTYYRGGGEALIATKKAAATKTIAAKDYTLGDEDLQEDVASPMDEAYSVDVEEFDRVVGDALDSVEAYTEHEEALAQEVEEPIVKLVNGILINAIKTGASDIHIEPFETSLRVRYRVDGVLFNAMNLPLKIKNPITSRLKIMSKLDIAERRLPQDGRIKLRLGKKKEIDFRVSVLPCLFGEKTVMRILDKSNLQVDLTKLGFEQEALKKFMDSLNKPYGMILVTGPTGSGKTTTLYSALNYLNKPGINIMTAEDPVEYNFQGMNQVQVKEDIGLTFASALRAFLRQSPDIILVGEIRDFETAEIAVKAALTGHLVLSTLHTNDAPSSISRLLNMGIEPFLVSASLILIAAQRLARKICSDCREEEKVPQSVLVQLGLSEEEAKTAKCYKGKGCATCNGSGYKGRIALYEIMPVSQEIKEMILEGASADELKKTAVRLGMKTLRMSGLTKVNEGVTSIEEIVRVTFGD; encoded by the coding sequence ATGGCGACTAAACTCGGGCAGCTGCTGGTAACGGCCAATATTGTGTCGGAGGATCAGCTTCGGGAGGCGATCAGTCTTCAGAAGCGTCAAGGCGGGCGGCTTGGAACGAACCTGGTGAAGCTGGGGTATGTGACCGAGGAGAAGCTTGTCGGTTTTCTGAGCAAGCAGTGGGGAGTGCCTGCAATAAACCTGTCTGACTACAAGATTGATGCCTCGATACTGAAGCTGATACCGGTAGAGATAGCGAGGAAATATCTGATCATCCCGGTGGCGAGGGTAGGTGCGACGCTGACGATCGCGATGGCAGACCCGTCGAACGTATTTGTGATAGACGATGTGAAGTTTATGACGGGATATAATGTTGAGGTAGTGGTGGCGAGCGAATCGTCGATCGTGAGTGCGATGTCGACGTATTACAGGGGAGGCGGGGAAGCGCTGATCGCGACAAAGAAAGCGGCTGCGACGAAGACGATAGCGGCGAAGGACTATACGCTCGGTGATGAGGATCTGCAGGAAGATGTCGCCAGCCCGATGGATGAAGCATATTCGGTCGATGTCGAGGAATTCGACAGGGTTGTCGGAGATGCCCTCGACAGTGTGGAAGCATATACCGAACATGAGGAAGCGCTGGCTCAGGAGGTTGAAGAACCGATCGTGAAACTCGTCAACGGCATCCTGATAAATGCGATAAAGACCGGGGCGAGCGATATTCACATCGAGCCTTTCGAAACTTCATTGAGGGTCAGGTACCGGGTCGACGGGGTGCTTTTCAATGCGATGAATCTGCCCCTGAAAATAAAGAACCCGATTACCTCAAGGCTCAAGATCATGTCCAAGCTCGATATTGCCGAGAGAAGGCTGCCGCAGGATGGCAGGATCAAGCTGAGGCTCGGCAAGAAAAAAGAGATTGATTTCCGTGTCTCGGTTCTGCCGTGCCTTTTCGGTGAAAAGACCGTCATGAGGATTCTGGACAAGTCAAACCTCCAGGTGGACCTCACCAAGCTCGGGTTCGAGCAGGAAGCGCTGAAAAAATTCATGGATTCGCTGAACAAGCCATACGGCATGATACTTGTGACAGGCCCTACAGGAAGCGGCAAGACGACCACCCTTTACTCTGCCCTGAACTATCTGAACAAACCGGGTATTAATATCATGACTGCGGAGGACCCGGTTGAATATAACTTCCAGGGAATGAATCAGGTGCAGGTAAAGGAGGACATAGGCCTGACGTTCGCTTCAGCACTGAGGGCGTTTCTCAGGCAGAGCCCCGATATCATTCTGGTCGGGGAGATCCGTGACTTCGAGACAGCAGAAATAGCGGTGAAGGCAGCTCTGACCGGCCATCTCGTGCTGAGCACCCTGCATACCAATGATGCGCCCAGCAGTATCAGCAGGCTGCTGAACATGGGCATCGAGCCGTTCCTTGTCTCGGCTTCCCTGATCCTTATCGCTGCGCAGAGACTTGCGAGAAAAATATGTTCTGACTGCAGGGAGGAGGAGAAAGTTCCCCAGTCTGTACTCGTGCAGCTCGGTCTTTCAGAGGAAGAGGCGAAGACCGCAAAATGCTACAAGGGGAAAGGGTGTGCTACATGTAACGGGTCCGGGTACAAGGGAAGGATAGCCCTCTATGAGATAATGCCGGTGAGCCAGGAGATTAAAGAGATGATTCTGGAAGGGGCATCAGCAGACGAATTGAAGAAGACCGCTGTCAGACTCGGCATGAAGACCCTCCGCATGAGTGGTCTTACTAAGGTCAATGAAGGAGTCACCTCAATAGAGGAGATCGTGAGAGTCACCTTTGGAGATTAA
- a CDS encoding sigma-54 dependent transcriptional regulator gives MKRNNGKILIVEDEKSMREVLKILLEGENYDVVSASDGQEGLSIIDRDIFDLVITDMKMPKADGFTVLKKVKEISPDTIVIMITAFGTTELAIDAMKLGAYDYISKPFNIDEIRLIVKKAMEKKRLSEEITLLRQKVETTYTLENIIGRSPKMQEMFKLIPRIAQSHSNVLITGESGSGKELVAAALHNLSQRKGKNFVTINCAAFPEGLLESELFGHMKGSFTGAIYNKQGLFEIADAGSLLLDEIGEMPTSLQAKLLRVLENGTFRRIGGTNDIKVDVRIISATNKDLKEEIAAGRFREDLYYRLNVVPISIPPLRERREDIPLLVEHFLRKTSRDIRRIVPDALKLLIDYSWKGNVRELENVIERIAILTEKEEITPADLPPEITEYSGEIKALPDFADAGIDIDQIIGDIEKKYLLKALEKSGGVKTEAARLLNLSFRSFRHRLHKYGIS, from the coding sequence ATGAAACGGAATAACGGAAAGATACTGATCGTCGAAGATGAGAAAAGCATGCGGGAGGTGCTGAAGATCCTTCTCGAAGGGGAGAACTATGATGTTGTCTCTGCATCGGATGGTCAGGAAGGACTGTCCATAATCGACAGGGATATCTTCGATCTTGTCATCACTGACATGAAGATGCCCAAGGCCGACGGTTTTACGGTTCTGAAAAAAGTGAAGGAGATATCACCGGATACCATCGTCATCATGATAACCGCGTTCGGTACGACTGAGTTGGCGATCGATGCCATGAAACTGGGCGCGTATGACTACATCAGCAAACCTTTCAACATAGATGAAATCAGGCTGATTGTAAAGAAGGCGATGGAGAAAAAACGGCTGAGCGAGGAAATTACGCTCCTGCGGCAGAAGGTCGAAACTACCTACACCCTCGAAAATATCATCGGCAGAAGTCCGAAAATGCAGGAGATGTTCAAGCTTATCCCGAGGATAGCCCAGAGCCATTCCAACGTCCTGATAACGGGAGAAAGCGGGTCCGGCAAGGAGCTTGTTGCTGCTGCCCTGCATAACCTGAGCCAGAGAAAGGGCAAGAATTTTGTGACCATCAATTGTGCAGCATTTCCTGAAGGGCTTCTGGAATCGGAACTGTTCGGACATATGAAGGGCTCTTTTACCGGTGCCATATACAACAAGCAGGGGCTTTTTGAGATCGCGGACGCCGGAAGTCTCCTGCTCGACGAGATCGGGGAGATGCCGACCAGCCTCCAGGCAAAACTGCTCAGAGTGCTCGAAAACGGAACATTCAGGCGCATCGGCGGAACGAATGATATTAAGGTCGATGTCCGGATCATATCCGCTACCAACAAGGACCTCAAAGAGGAGATTGCAGCCGGGAGATTCCGCGAGGATCTGTATTACAGGCTGAATGTAGTTCCTATCAGTATTCCCCCGCTCAGGGAAAGAAGGGAAGATATTCCCCTGCTGGTGGAGCATTTTCTGAGGAAAACCTCCCGCGATATAAGAAGAATAGTGCCGGATGCGCTGAAGCTTCTGATCGACTATTCATGGAAGGGGAATGTTCGGGAGCTTGAGAACGTCATCGAGCGCATTGCGATCCTGACGGAGAAGGAAGAGATAACCCCTGCAGATCTTCCGCCTGAAATAACCGAGTATTCCGGAGAGATTAAGGCACTGCCGGATTTTGCCGATGCGGGGATTGACATCGATCAGATAATCGGAGATATCGAGAAGAAATACCTGCTTAAGGCTCTCGAAAAGTCAGGCGGAGTGAAGACAGAGGCAGCGAGACTTCTGAACCTTTCTTTCAGGTCGTTCCGTCACCGGCTTCACAAATACGGGATAAGTTAA
- a CDS encoding type II secretion system F family protein: MATVFQWSGKTGKGTIESGEITASTKEDVIAQLRRRNITATLVTEKAKKAGGLKLPVIGGGVKDKDIVVFTRQFATMIDAGLPLVQALDILSNQVENKVLGKSLQQIKTDVESGATYADALKKHPRIFSELYVNMVAAGEAGGILDTILNRLASYIEKAMKLKKKVKGAMVYPAVVSSIAILVIAVIMIFVVPTFAKMFSQLGGTLPLPTKIIIDMSNFIAGIGGLLVLGATIAFVVFIVQVRRTEKGKHIIDRIMLRLPIFGPLLNKVAVAKFTRTLGTLVSSGVPILDGLEITAKTSGNKVIEYAIMDVRKGVVGGKTLAEPITKAKVFPPMVTHMIAVGESTGALDAMLSKIADFYDDEVDSAVSNLTAMMEPMLMVFLGGAVGFIVVAMYLPIFKLITLIK; this comes from the coding sequence TTGGCAACGGTATTTCAATGGTCAGGCAAGACCGGAAAGGGCACTATTGAGTCAGGAGAAATTACCGCATCGACAAAGGAAGACGTAATCGCCCAGCTCCGCAGAAGGAACATTACGGCTACGCTTGTGACCGAAAAAGCGAAGAAAGCCGGCGGACTCAAGCTCCCTGTTATCGGCGGTGGAGTGAAAGACAAGGACATCGTTGTCTTTACCAGACAGTTTGCGACCATGATCGATGCGGGACTGCCGCTTGTTCAGGCACTCGACATCCTGTCAAATCAGGTAGAAAATAAGGTGTTGGGGAAATCTCTGCAACAGATTAAGACTGACGTCGAGTCAGGTGCAACATACGCCGATGCCCTCAAAAAACATCCCCGGATATTCAGTGAATTGTATGTCAATATGGTCGCCGCAGGTGAGGCCGGCGGTATTCTTGATACCATTCTGAACAGGCTGGCGTCCTATATTGAGAAGGCCATGAAACTCAAGAAAAAGGTGAAGGGGGCGATGGTATATCCTGCAGTCGTTTCATCGATTGCTATTCTGGTCATCGCCGTCATCATGATTTTTGTTGTCCCAACCTTTGCGAAGATGTTCAGCCAGCTTGGAGGAACATTACCCCTGCCGACCAAGATCATCATCGATATGAGTAATTTCATTGCCGGTATAGGAGGGCTGCTGGTCCTCGGAGCAACTATAGCGTTCGTTGTTTTTATCGTTCAGGTGCGGAGGACAGAAAAGGGCAAACATATCATAGACAGGATTATGCTGAGGCTGCCAATTTTCGGCCCGCTTCTGAATAAAGTCGCAGTGGCAAAGTTTACCCGAACCCTTGGAACCCTTGTCAGCAGCGGTGTTCCCATCCTTGATGGCCTTGAGATCACGGCAAAGACGTCAGGCAACAAGGTGATTGAATACGCGATTATGGATGTCAGAAAGGGCGTTGTCGGAGGAAAGACACTCGCAGAACCTATCACAAAAGCGAAGGTATTTCCCCCGATGGTCACCCATATGATCGCGGTCGGGGAATCAACCGGAGCGCTCGATGCGATGCTTTCAAAGATAGCCGATTTCTATGACGATGAAGTTGATTCGGCGGTATCGAACCTTACGGCGATGATGGAGCCCATGCTGATGGTGTTTCTGGGAGGCGCTGTCGGCTTTATTGTTGTCGCAATGTATCTCCCGATATTCAAACTGATTACACTGATAAAGTAG
- a CDS encoding toprim domain-containing protein, with amino-acid sequence MLNTQKNVPTSAERERAERLREVIAHLLDVNTAIPVIVEGKKDAMALRSLGLAGDIIPLHNGKNLYEFCDDIIHKFPKVVLLTDWDRKGEDLHKTLSDHLKGHWEEYSSFRELFKMLCQKEIKDIEGIPRLLMKLEGNDSPHLPHFSIENLPDIQ; translated from the coding sequence ATGCTGAATACTCAGAAGAATGTTCCGACTTCCGCTGAACGGGAGCGTGCAGAAAGACTGAGAGAGGTCATAGCGCACCTTCTTGATGTGAACACTGCCATCCCTGTCATCGTTGAGGGCAAGAAAGACGCCATGGCGCTGAGGAGTCTCGGGCTCGCCGGCGACATCATTCCCCTTCATAACGGGAAAAATCTCTATGAGTTCTGTGACGATATCATCCATAAATTCCCGAAGGTCGTCCTGCTCACTGACTGGGACAGGAAGGGGGAAGACCTGCACAAAACCCTGTCGGATCATCTCAAAGGCCATTGGGAGGAATACTCATCTTTCAGGGAGCTTTTCAAGATGCTCTGCCAGAAAGAGATCAAGGATATCGAGGGAATTCCCAGGCTTCTCATGAAGCTCGAAGGAAACGATAGCCCTCATCTCCCCCACTTTTCGATAGAGAACCTGCCTGATATACAGTGA
- the galE gene encoding UDP-glucose 4-epimerase GalE, which yields MKILVTGGAGYIGSHIVKALAEKGHDVVVYDNLSFGNKWALLSGRLIVSDLADCRSLDSVFSREQFDSVIHMSAYIVVDESIREPIKYYRNNFVNALNLTDACLKHGVNTLIFSSTAAVYGIPEKVPVTEETPLDPINPYGASKAMVERALHDVGITEDFRYISLRYFNVAGADPLARIGQARNDATHLITVSLRTALGKRDALNIFGTDYPTPDGTCIRDYIHVDDLAEAHILALEYLASGGGSRIYNCGYGHGYSVREVVDKVIQVTGIRFPINYVDRRPGDPPALIADATRLRRELGWQPRHDDLEYIIRTAWEWEKKYNSR from the coding sequence ATGAAAATTCTGGTTACGGGCGGCGCAGGCTATATCGGAAGTCATATCGTGAAAGCCCTGGCAGAAAAGGGACACGATGTTGTTGTCTACGACAATCTTTCCTTTGGCAACAAATGGGCGCTGCTTTCAGGGCGCCTGATCGTCAGCGATCTGGCTGACTGTCGATCCCTCGACTCGGTTTTTTCCAGGGAGCAGTTCGATTCGGTCATCCACATGTCTGCGTATATTGTTGTGGATGAGTCAATCAGGGAGCCAATAAAATACTACCGGAATAATTTTGTCAATGCCCTGAACCTTACAGATGCCTGCCTTAAGCACGGGGTGAATACCCTGATCTTTTCTTCAACGGCGGCAGTATACGGCATCCCGGAAAAGGTCCCCGTCACTGAGGAAACACCGCTGGATCCGATTAACCCGTACGGCGCGTCAAAGGCGATGGTTGAGCGTGCCCTGCACGATGTGGGTATAACGGAAGATTTCAGGTATATCTCCCTCAGGTATTTCAATGTTGCCGGCGCCGACCCGCTTGCAAGAATCGGACAGGCGCGAAATGACGCCACCCATCTCATTACCGTTTCCCTGAGGACGGCCCTCGGAAAGAGAGACGCTCTCAATATCTTCGGGACAGACTACCCTACTCCTGACGGCACATGCATCCGCGATTACATCCATGTCGATGACCTCGCTGAGGCGCATATACTCGCCCTTGAATATCTTGCTTCAGGCGGCGGAAGCAGGATCTATAACTGCGGATACGGGCATGGATACTCTGTCAGGGAAGTTGTGGACAAGGTCATTCAGGTAACCGGAATCCGGTTTCCAATTAATTACGTTGACAGAAGGCCGGGAGATCCGCCGGCACTGATTGCTGATGCCACACGGCTCAGGAGGGAACTTGGCTGGCAGCCAAGACACGACGACCTGGAATATATCATCAGAACAGCCTGGGAGTGGGAGAAGAAATATAACTCCCGATAA
- a CDS encoding YraN family protein yields MKELGARGEFLAARFLKGKGYRILEQNFKTPLGEIDIIARDRNTLVFIEVKTRTSDSFGHPFEAVNARKKNKMKKLALFYLKKKGGESPARFDVISIFSRDGKKEIDHIIDAFEV; encoded by the coding sequence GTGAAAGAACTCGGCGCACGCGGTGAATTCCTGGCAGCGCGTTTCCTGAAGGGAAAAGGGTACCGGATACTGGAACAGAACTTCAAAACACCGCTTGGAGAAATCGACATCATTGCGCGTGACAGGAATACCCTGGTCTTCATTGAGGTCAAGACAAGGACGAGCGACAGTTTCGGCCATCCGTTTGAGGCAGTGAATGCCCGGAAAAAGAATAAAATGAAAAAACTTGCCCTTTTCTATCTGAAAAAAAAGGGGGGAGAATCCCCCGCGCGCTTTGATGTCATCAGCATTTTCAGCAGAGACGGAAAAAAAGAAATTGACCATATCATCGATGCGTTTGAGGTATGA
- the pilB gene encoding type IV-A pilus assembly ATPase PilB: MATKLGQLLVTANIVSEDQLREAISLQKRQGGRLGTNLVKLGYVTEEKLVGFLSKQWGVPAINLSDYKIDASILKLIPVEIARKYLIIPVARVGATLTIAMADPSNVFVIDDVKFMTGYNVEVVVASESSIVSAMSTYYRGGGEALIATKKAAATKTIAAKDYTLGDEDLQEETFGAMEETYTVDVEEFDRVVGEALDDVEIVEEREDELVREVERPIVKLVNGILINAIKERASDVHIEPYEASLRVRQRVDGVMYTVMNLPVQIKNAVTSRMKIMANLDIAERRLPQDGRIKLKLGKKREIDFRVSTVPCLFGERTVLRLLDKSNLQVDLTKLGFEEENLKEFMEALEKPYGMLLVTGPTGSGKTTTLYSALNYLNKIGVNISTAEDPVEYNFLGINQVHVKEDIGLTFAAALRSFLRQDPDIIMVGEIRDFETAEIAVKAALTGHLVLSTLHTNDAPSTISRLLNMGIEPFLVSASVILIASQRLTRVICSSCKEEEKVPIPGLVQLGFSEEEVETVKCYRGKGCSQCNNSGYRGRIALYEVMMLKEELKEMVLEGASADELKKTAVRLGMRTLRMSGLSKIKSGITTVEEIVRVTFGD, from the coding sequence ATGGCGACTAAACTCGGGCAGCTGCTGGTAACGGCCAATATTGTGTCGGAGGATCAGCTTCGGGAGGCGATCAGTCTTCAGAAGCGTCAGGGCGGGCGGCTTGGAACGAACCTGGTGAAGCTGGGGTATGTGACCGAGGAGAAGCTTGTCGGTTTTCTGAGCAAGCAGTGGGGAGTGCCTGCAATAAACCTGTCTGACTACAAGATTGATGCCTCGATACTGAAGCTGATACCGGTAGAGATAGCGAGGAAATATCTGATCATCCCGGTGGCGAGGGTAGGTGCGACGCTGACGATCGCGATGGCAGACCCGTCGAACGTATTTGTGATAGACGATGTGAAGTTTATGACGGGATATAATGTTGAGGTAGTGGTGGCGAGCGAATCGTCGATCGTGAGTGCGATGTCGACGTATTACAGGGGAGGCGGGGAAGCGCTGATCGCGACAAAGAAAGCGGCTGCGACGAAGACGATAGCGGCGAAGGACTATACGCTCGGTGATGAGGATCTGCAGGAAGAGACGTTCGGTGCAATGGAAGAAACGTATACAGTCGATGTCGAGGAATTCGACAGAGTTGTCGGTGAAGCCCTCGACGACGTTGAAATCGTAGAGGAAAGAGAAGACGAACTGGTAAGAGAAGTAGAGCGTCCGATCGTGAAGCTCGTCAACGGCATCCTGATAAATGCGATTAAAGAGAGGGCGAGCGATGTCCATATCGAGCCGTATGAAGCTTCTCTGAGAGTCAGGCAGCGTGTTGATGGTGTAATGTATACCGTCATGAATCTTCCTGTACAGATAAAGAATGCCGTCACCTCAAGGATGAAGATCATGGCAAATCTCGATATTGCCGAGAGAAGGCTGCCGCAGGATGGCAGGATTAAGCTCAAACTCGGCAAGAAGAGAGAGATCGATTTCCGTGTCTCGACAGTACCATGCCTGTTCGGGGAGAGGACTGTGCTGAGACTCCTCGATAAGTCAAACCTCCAGGTAGACCTCACCAAGCTCGGTTTTGAGGAGGAGAATCTCAAGGAGTTCATGGAAGCGCTCGAAAAGCCTTACGGGATGTTGCTGGTGACCGGGCCGACAGGCAGCGGCAAGACGACAACACTTTATTCAGCACTCAATTACCTGAACAAGATTGGTGTCAATATCTCGACCGCAGAGGACCCGGTCGAGTATAACTTTTTAGGGATAAACCAGGTGCATGTGAAGGAAGACATCGGGCTTACCTTTGCTGCCGCGCTGCGTTCTTTTTTGAGACAGGATCCTGATATCATCATGGTCGGGGAGATCCGTGACTTCGAAACCGCTGAAATTGCCGTAAAAGCAGCCCTTACCGGCCATCTCGTGTTGAGCACCCTGCATACCAATGATGCCCCCAGCACCATCAGCAGGCTGCTGAACATGGGGATTGAGCCGTTCCTGGTGTCGGCATCTGTCATTCTCATCGCTTCCCAGAGGCTGACAAGGGTGATCTGCTCCTCCTGCAAGGAAGAGGAAAAAGTTCCGATTCCCGGACTTGTGCAGCTCGGATTCTCGGAAGAGGAAGTGGAGACCGTCAAATGTTACAGGGGCAAGGGGTGTTCACAGTGCAATAACAGCGGGTACAGGGGCAGAATAGCCCTCTATGAGGTCATGATGCTCAAAGAAGAGCTCAAGGAGATGGTACTCGAAGGGGCATCCGCAGACGAATTGAAGAAGACCGCTGTCAGACTCGGCATGAGGACCCTGAGGATGAGCGGTCTTTCCAAAATAAAAAGCGGTATCACCACGGTTGAAGAGATTGTAAGGGTGACATTCGGAGATTAG
- a CDS encoding type IV pilus twitching motility protein PilT, translated as MATLYDLLKMMIDKNASDLHITTGSSPRLRIDGKLVNIDHPQLTPADTKALCYSILTDAQKHKYEETNELDLSFGVKGLSRFRANIFMQRGAVAGAFRTIPFEIRGFKELGLPEITNELVKKPRGLILVTGPTGCGKSTTLAAMIDKINNERADHIITVEDPIEYLHPHKKCLINQREVNADTVSFKAALKYVLRQDPDVVLIGEMRDLETIEAALTVSETGHLTFATLHTNSAVQTINRIIDVFPPHQQEQIRVQLSFVLEGIFAQQLLSKKTGHGRALAVELLVPNPAIRNLIREDKIHQIYSMMQTGQAKYGMQTMNQSLYELYARGHITYEDAVGRSSMSDEIIQMIQRGMPATSGKGRV; from the coding sequence ATGGCAACGTTATATGATTTGCTGAAAATGATGATTGACAAAAACGCATCGGACCTTCATATTACCACAGGAAGCTCTCCAAGGCTGAGGATTGACGGGAAGCTGGTGAATATCGATCATCCCCAGCTGACACCTGCAGACACCAAAGCCCTGTGTTACAGCATTCTGACCGATGCGCAGAAGCATAAATATGAGGAGACCAATGAACTGGATCTCTCTTTTGGGGTGAAGGGGCTGAGCAGGTTCAGGGCAAATATTTTCATGCAGAGAGGGGCTGTTGCGGGAGCATTCAGAACCATCCCCTTTGAAATCAGGGGATTCAAGGAACTCGGACTTCCGGAGATTACCAATGAGCTGGTGAAGAAGCCGCGCGGACTGATCCTTGTGACGGGGCCGACGGGGTGCGGAAAATCTACTACGCTTGCAGCCATGATTGACAAAATAAACAATGAAAGAGCGGATCATATTATTACTGTTGAGGATCCGATCGAATACCTCCATCCCCACAAGAAATGTCTCATCAATCAGAGAGAAGTCAATGCCGATACCGTATCATTCAAGGCAGCGCTCAAATATGTGCTCAGGCAGGATCCTGATGTGGTGCTGATAGGCGAAATGCGGGACCTTGAGACAATAGAGGCTGCCCTTACTGTCTCGGAAACAGGGCATCTCACGTTTGCAACGCTGCATACCAATTCTGCAGTGCAGACAATCAACCGCATAATAGACGTGTTCCCGCCGCATCAGCAGGAGCAGATACGGGTACAATTATCTTTTGTTCTTGAAGGAATCTTCGCACAGCAGCTCCTCTCGAAAAAGACGGGGCATGGAAGGGCACTTGCCGTGGAGCTGCTGGTACCGAATCCTGCCATCAGAAACCTGATACGGGAAGACAAGATTCACCAGATCTATTCCATGATGCAGACCGGCCAGGCAAAATACGGCATGCAGACGATGAACCAGTCGTTATATGAACTTTACGCCAGGGGGCACATAACCTATGAAGATGCCGTGGGAAGATCATCAATGTCCGATGAGATTATTCAAATGATTCAGAGGGGCATGCCTGCAACCTCTGGAAAAGGGAGGGTATAA